In Janthinobacterium sp. 67, a genomic segment contains:
- a CDS encoding chemotaxis protein CheW, with amino-acid sequence MKVLLFHIGRDRYGLPLARIVRVLPLLELKQLPLTPAYVAGLMDLHGTPVPVIDLSRLAGLPAAAAQFDTRIVIVDYRAPGDESTHALGLLASQVRGIADIDPLRLEDSGVATAPFLGQVASDADGIVQLVELEHLLPPDVRALLFQDASAA; translated from the coding sequence ATGAAAGTGCTGCTCTTTCACATCGGACGCGACCGCTACGGCCTGCCCCTGGCCCGCATCGTGCGCGTCCTGCCGCTGCTGGAGCTGAAACAGTTGCCGCTCACGCCAGCCTATGTGGCTGGCCTGATGGACTTGCATGGCACGCCCGTGCCCGTGATCGACCTGTCGCGCCTGGCCGGGCTGCCGGCCGCCGCCGCGCAGTTCGACACGCGCATCGTCATCGTCGACTACCGCGCGCCTGGCGACGAGAGCACGCACGCGCTGGGCCTGCTGGCCTCGCAGGTGCGCGGCATCGCCGACATCGACCCGCTCCGGCTTGAAGACAGCGGCGTGGCCACGGCGCCCTTCCTGGGCCAGGTGGCCAGCGACGCCGACGGCATCGTGCAGCTGGTGGAACTGGAACACCTGCTGCCGCCGGACGTGCGCGCGCTGCTGTTTCAAGACGCGAGCGCGGCATGA